The following coding sequences are from one Clarias gariepinus isolate MV-2021 ecotype Netherlands chromosome 19, CGAR_prim_01v2, whole genome shotgun sequence window:
- the dub gene encoding duboraya — protein sequence MAKGSRVSVAELAGKFACQAPHPTEAEVNKPVRKRPPRSLPLPASNDAGQDEQKPEVGANPLRKNRNSALIEKLQASLSPTALLPSPLSPGAVKPQLPFFPPQSPSSPVSPTPAPKPAQKEIPASFETPAEGTILQSINKGRARLSIKRRPPSRRLRKSSEDEGGNEEEKNASPISGSINPDGKENDVFAKQSVQKEEVDGNESATATPKEEQDQEQEKESTDSEQQPSASTGGEEEKGECAVSSEKEETVEEEKKSELAELDNENDESTKQEPVEETATEPQSEPATEAEEEVQQDVKKEEEDGGM from the exons ATGGCG AAGGGCTCAAGAGTGTCTGTGGCTGAGCTGGCCGGAAAGTTCGCATGTCAGGCTCCCCATCCTACAGAAGCTGAAGTG AACAAGCCTGTACGAAAGAGACCTCCACGCTCACTGCCACTTCCTGCCAGTAACGATGCAGGTCAGGACGAG caAAAACCAGAAGTTGGAGCCAATCCACTCAGAAAGAATCGAAACTCTGCCCTCATTGAGAAACTACAG GCATCTCTTTCTCCGACTGCCCTCCTGCCTTCCCCATTGAGCCCCGGTGCtgtaaaaccacagctgccgttTTTCCCACCTCAGTCTCCTAGTAGCCCAGTCAGCCCAACCCCAGCACCCAAACCAGCTCAGAAGGAGATCCCAGCCAGCTTTGAGACCCCTGCAGAAGGCACCATACTACAAAGCATAAACAAG GGTCGTGCTCGTCTTTCTATCAAACGTCGTCCGCCGTCTCGCCGACTCAGAAAGTCCAGCGAGGATGAAGGCGggaatgaagaagaaaaaaatgcctCGCCCATCTCTGGCTCGATAAATCCAGATGGAAAGGAGAACGATGTGTTCGCAAAGCAGAGCGTGCAAAAGGAAGAGGTTGACGGTAATGAATCGGCAACTGCTACACCTAAAGAAGAGCAAGATCAAGAGCAAGAGAAAGAGTCAACAGATTCAGAACAGCAGCCCTCAGCTTCgacaggaggagaagaagagaaggGGGAGTGTGCTGTTTCAAGTGAGAAGGAGGAGACGGTTGAAGAGGAGAAGAAGTCTGAGCTAGCTGAGTTAGACAACGAAAATGATGAGTCCACAAAACAAGAGCCTGTTGAGGAGACAGCCACAGAGCCACAGAGTGAACCAGCAACGGAAGCTGAGGAAGAAGTACAACAGGAtgtgaaaaaagaagaagaagacggaG GAATGTAG
- the alg8 gene encoding probable dolichyl pyrophosphate Glc1Man9GlcNAc2 alpha-1,3-glucosyltransferase isoform X1 has product MAASTSQSQSWSWFLALALGVSFLKCLLINAYHSTDFEVHRNWLAITYSLPVSEWYHEATSEWTLDYPPLFAWFEFGLSHIAKYFDTKMLVVANLNYASPATVLFQRLSVIITDVIFIYAVKECCKCLREDKGKELLAKPSFVLATLLLWNCGLLIVDHIHFQYNGFLFGIFLLSVARHLQNRYFEGALLFSILLNLKHIYLYIAPAYVIFLLRCFCFTQNNTDGSVRWKSFSLFRLVALGLIVLSTFAVSFGPYVMLGQIPQVLSRLFPFKRGLCHAYWAPNIWALYNIADKALSVLGVKFKLLDQNKLPKASMTGGLVQEFQHSVLPPVSPLVTLVCTLLSILPVLFNTWRRPNGARGFLRCIIICALGSFMFGWHVHEKAILMAILPLSLLAVESKEDARIFLILSTTGHFSLFPLIFTAPELPIKILFMLMFTIFSFTSLKKLYSSKSGWLVNSVEAVYLLGLVPLELVCEIVYPLTHLQQSLPFIPLLLTSVYCALGVVYCFIRLYLSVFTAPSSKVKTQ; this is encoded by the exons ATGGCGGCGTCCACAAGCCAGAGCCAGAGCTGGAGCTGGTTTCTCGCTTTGGCTCTCGGAGTTTCTTTCCTGAAATGTCTACTAATAAATGCATA TCACTCTACAGATTTTGAAGTCCACAGGAACTGGCTCGCTATCACATACTCTCTGCCTGTGTCAGAGTGGTATCATGAG GCCACATCTGAGTGGACACTGGACTATCCTCCCCTGTTTGCATGGTTTGAGTTTGGATTGTCACACATCGCCAAATACTTCGATACGAAGATGCTGGTTGTTGCCAACCTTAATTACGCCAGTCCTGCTACAGTGTTGTTCCAGAGACTTTCTGTCATCATCACTGATGTGATCTTCATTTATGCAGTTAAAGA aTGTTGCAAATGTTTACGGGAAGACAAAGGAAAGGAACTGCTGGCGAAGCCGTCTTTCGTCCTCGCCACACTgctgctgtggaattgtggtcTTCTTATTGTTGATC ATATTCATTTCCAGTACAACGGCTTCCTTTTTGGAATTTTTCTCCTGTCAGTCGCACGACATCTTCAG AACAGATATTTCGAGGGTGCCCTGCTGTTTTCCATCCTCTTAAACCTAAAGCACATATACCTGTACATTGCACCTGCATATGTAATCTTCCTGCTGAGGTGTTTCTGCTTCACACAGAATAACACAG ACGGTTCAGTGAGGTGGAAGAGTTTCAGCCTTTTCCGTTTAGTGGCTCTCGGATTAATTGTTCTGTCCACCTTTGCTGTGTCATTTGGACCCTATGTTATGCTG GGTCAAATTCCACAAGTCCTTTCCAGACTCTTCCCTTTCAAGCGTGGGTTATGTCACGCCTACTGGGCTCCTAATATCTGGGCGCTGTACAACATCGCAGACAAAGCTCTGTCTGTCCTGG GTGTAAAGTTCAAACTGCTTGACCAGAACAAACTTCCCAAAGCCTCTATGACTGGAGGTTTGGTTCAGGAATTTCAACACTCAGTTCTTCCACCTGTGTCTCCTCTAGTGACACTTGTCTGTACATTACTGTCGATCCtg CCTGTTCTGTTCAATACATGGCGGAGACCTAATGGAGCCCGTGGTTTCCTGCGCTGCATTATTATTTGTGCTCTCGGATCTTTCATGTTTGGGTGGCATGTCCATGAGAAGGCCATTTTAATGGCAATACTTCCTCTAAG CTTGCTAGCAGTGGAAAGTAAGGAAGATGCTCGAATCTTTCTGATCCTCAGCACAACAGGCCATTTTTCCCTCTTCCCACTCATCTTTACAGCTCCAG AGCTGCCCATCAAAATTCTATTTATGCTGATGTTTACAATCTTCAGTTTTACCTCACTCAAGAAGCTTTACAG cagTAAATCTGGCTGGTTGGTGAACTCGGTGGAAGCTGTGTATCTCCTAGGCCTGGTTCCTCTGGAGCTCGTCTGTGAAATTGTTTACCCACTGACACACTTGCAGCAGTCACTTCCGTTCATCCCACTGCTCCTCACCTCTGTCTACTGTGCGCTAGGTGTGGTGTACTGCTTTATCAGACTCTACCTGTCAGTCTTCACTGCTCCCAGCAGCAAAGTGAAAACTCAGTAA
- the alg8 gene encoding probable dolichyl pyrophosphate Glc1Man9GlcNAc2 alpha-1,3-glucosyltransferase isoform X2 codes for MAASTSQSQSWSWFLALALGVSFLKCLLINAYHSTDFEVHRNWLAITYSLPVSEWYHEATSEWTLDYPPLFAWFEFGLSHIAKYFDTKMLVVANLNYASPATVLFQRLSVIITDVIFIYAVKECCKCLREDKGKELLAKPSFVLATLLLWNCGLLIVDHIHFQYNGFLFGIFLLSVARHLQNRYFEGALLFSILLNLKHIYLYIAPAYVIFLLRCFCFTQNNTDGSVRWKSFSLFRLVALGLIVLSTFAVSFGPYVMLGQIPQVLSRLFPFKRGLCHAYWAPNIWALYNIADKALSVLGVKFKLLDQNKLPKASMTGGLVQEFQHSVLPPVSPLVTLVCTLLSILPVLFNTWRRPNGARGFLRCIIICALGSFMFGWHVHEKAILMAILPLSLLAVESKEDARIFLILSTTGHFSLFPLIFTAPELPIKILFMLMFTIFSFTSLKKLYSKSGWLVNSVEAVYLLGLVPLELVCEIVYPLTHLQQSLPFIPLLLTSVYCALGVVYCFIRLYLSVFTAPSSKVKTQ; via the exons ATGGCGGCGTCCACAAGCCAGAGCCAGAGCTGGAGCTGGTTTCTCGCTTTGGCTCTCGGAGTTTCTTTCCTGAAATGTCTACTAATAAATGCATA TCACTCTACAGATTTTGAAGTCCACAGGAACTGGCTCGCTATCACATACTCTCTGCCTGTGTCAGAGTGGTATCATGAG GCCACATCTGAGTGGACACTGGACTATCCTCCCCTGTTTGCATGGTTTGAGTTTGGATTGTCACACATCGCCAAATACTTCGATACGAAGATGCTGGTTGTTGCCAACCTTAATTACGCCAGTCCTGCTACAGTGTTGTTCCAGAGACTTTCTGTCATCATCACTGATGTGATCTTCATTTATGCAGTTAAAGA aTGTTGCAAATGTTTACGGGAAGACAAAGGAAAGGAACTGCTGGCGAAGCCGTCTTTCGTCCTCGCCACACTgctgctgtggaattgtggtcTTCTTATTGTTGATC ATATTCATTTCCAGTACAACGGCTTCCTTTTTGGAATTTTTCTCCTGTCAGTCGCACGACATCTTCAG AACAGATATTTCGAGGGTGCCCTGCTGTTTTCCATCCTCTTAAACCTAAAGCACATATACCTGTACATTGCACCTGCATATGTAATCTTCCTGCTGAGGTGTTTCTGCTTCACACAGAATAACACAG ACGGTTCAGTGAGGTGGAAGAGTTTCAGCCTTTTCCGTTTAGTGGCTCTCGGATTAATTGTTCTGTCCACCTTTGCTGTGTCATTTGGACCCTATGTTATGCTG GGTCAAATTCCACAAGTCCTTTCCAGACTCTTCCCTTTCAAGCGTGGGTTATGTCACGCCTACTGGGCTCCTAATATCTGGGCGCTGTACAACATCGCAGACAAAGCTCTGTCTGTCCTGG GTGTAAAGTTCAAACTGCTTGACCAGAACAAACTTCCCAAAGCCTCTATGACTGGAGGTTTGGTTCAGGAATTTCAACACTCAGTTCTTCCACCTGTGTCTCCTCTAGTGACACTTGTCTGTACATTACTGTCGATCCtg CCTGTTCTGTTCAATACATGGCGGAGACCTAATGGAGCCCGTGGTTTCCTGCGCTGCATTATTATTTGTGCTCTCGGATCTTTCATGTTTGGGTGGCATGTCCATGAGAAGGCCATTTTAATGGCAATACTTCCTCTAAG CTTGCTAGCAGTGGAAAGTAAGGAAGATGCTCGAATCTTTCTGATCCTCAGCACAACAGGCCATTTTTCCCTCTTCCCACTCATCTTTACAGCTCCAG AGCTGCCCATCAAAATTCTATTTATGCTGATGTTTACAATCTTCAGTTTTACCTCACTCAAGAAGCTTTACAG TAAATCTGGCTGGTTGGTGAACTCGGTGGAAGCTGTGTATCTCCTAGGCCTGGTTCCTCTGGAGCTCGTCTGTGAAATTGTTTACCCACTGACACACTTGCAGCAGTCACTTCCGTTCATCCCACTGCTCCTCACCTCTGTCTACTGTGCGCTAGGTGTGGTGTACTGCTTTATCAGACTCTACCTGTCAGTCTTCACTGCTCCCAGCAGCAAAGTGAAAACTCAGTAA